Proteins co-encoded in one Dreissena polymorpha isolate Duluth1 chromosome 12, UMN_Dpol_1.0, whole genome shotgun sequence genomic window:
- the LOC127853179 gene encoding cystatin-B-like translates to MSGAMAGGLGREKKADKEIQAACDELKKEILEKAGKAGAEMFKALKYKSQVVAGTNYFVKIQVHPGGECVHARIFSPLPSKGGKTKYELHGVQTGKKIDHPVEYF, encoded by the exons ATGAGCGGTGCGATGGCAGGCGGATTAGGTCGTGAGAAGAAGGCCGATAAGGAAATTCAGGCTGCCTGTGATGAG CTGAAGAAGGAAATCTTAGAGAAGGCAGGAAAAGCTGGGGCAGAAATGTTCAAGGCTCTGAAGTATAAATCTCAGGTGGTTGCAGGAACAAATTATTTTGTCAAG ATTCAAGTTCATCCAGGTGGTGAATGTGTTCATGCTAGAATTTTCAGCCCACTGCCTTCAAAAGGTGGAAA gaCAAAATATGAATTGCATGGAGTGCAGACAGGCAAAAAGATCGATCACCCTGTGGAATATTTCTAA